In Desulfovulcanus ferrireducens, the genomic window GCCCATCCCCGGCCAGAACTGTCTGAGTCAATCCAAAAACCAGATGGGCTGATTTCTTTCCCCTGCGCAAATGCGCATTGTCTAAAATATCATCATGCATTAGCGTAGCTGAATGTAGAAACTCCAGGGCGCAGGCTAGTGGATATAGATTTTTATCCGTATAACCTAAAGCACGGCCCATTAAAATGGTCAGGAGTGGACGTAATCGTTTGCCTCCAGCGCTTAAAGTATATTCGGCAACCTGGCGCACTGAAGGGTGTAACCCCTTTAACTCTTCTTCCAGAACCAAGTTTATCAGGGGTAATTCTTTTTGCAAATATTCTTTTACGTTCATTTTATTTTTATTTAAGTCCAAGCTGTTTCCATTATCATAAGTGATTTATTGGTTAACTGGCTCACGAATCAACTGTTTAACTATTTAACCAATATCCTTTAGGATTTCCAAAGCTTTTTTTCCCAATGGGCCAGTTTCAAGACTAAAAGAATTAACATAGGCATTTATATGCTCTTCAATGACAGGGTCATCCATTTCCTGGGCCAGGGACTTTATAAAAGGCCAGACAGCCTCTTTTTCCTCATGAGCAAGCTTAATAGATGCCTGTATTTTTTCCTGCACTGCAGAGATCAGTTGCTGCCCGAGTGATTTCTTGGCAATAATCACTCCCAGGGGAAGGGGAAGATTATCCGTCCTGGCTTTCCACCACTGGCCTAGATCCAAAACAAGATCCAAACCATAATGTTCATAAACAAGGGCAGTTTCATGAATAACCAGCCCGGCGTCAACCTTTTGTCTCTGCACTGCCTCAACGATTTGATCAAAAACCATGGGAACAGGCTCAAACTCATATTCAAGTGCCCCTTTAAGCAGCCAAAAGGCCGTTGTCTTTAACCCTGGCACGGCAATACGCTTAAACACCCCCTTTTTCCCCGCCAGAGCCACGAGTTTTGGTCCGTGTTCCAGTCCAAATGCTCCGCCACAACTTAAAATATGATACTCTGCATCAACCTTCAGAGCCTGGACTGCTGAAACCTTGATTACATCAAATTGTTGTTTTTCAGCCTGTTCGTTCAGGGCCTCCACATCATTCCAAAAAAACCTGCTCCTATAGCCTTCTACGTCTCCGAGCAACCCCAGCACCCAAGCTCCAAAAATATAACTGTCATTGGGGCAGGGAGAAATAGCTATGCTTAATGATTTAAGATCAGACATTGGATAATGTTGGATGTTGAATTATTTTAAAAGGCTCAAAGTTAAGCCTGGATTTGTGAAAAGGCTACGATTACCTCGAACACAAAAAACTCGAACGTCGAACCTTAAAAAAAAGTCGGCCAAATTGAATTCAACTTTTTTAGAGCTAGACTTATATTCCAGTCTTTTTTGTCTCTAGAGCCGACCAGATTTGAAATAGTTCGTACTTCTATAAAAGGAATCTGTCTCAAAATACAAACATAAGCAAGAGCAAAGCCTTCCATATTCTCAATGTGTGCGCCGTACTTTTGTCTAAGCAACCGGGCCCTTGCTTGTGCCCCTGTAACTCCGGCCACAGTTAAGCTAATTACCCTGGACCAGGACATGGGAAGGAAAACTCCCAGGTCTTTGCTGGCCAGTTCAGGTGAGAGTTCAATAACATCCCAAATCTTTTCTCCGTTTATAGCGGCCTGGGCAAACCCTAGGCCGCGAGCCTGGATGCCATCATCAGTGACCAAACCAAACTCAGGCCAGATTTCCCGTTTAGCCACACAAATATCTCCTAATCCGAGAGAGTTCAGGTCGAAACTCCCAGCAATGCCGATATTAACTACTCCGCTTACATTGTACTCGGTTACACACGCAGTTAATTTATGGCTGGCGTTCAGGGGGCCAATGCCTGTAACTAAGAAAGCCACCTCTTTGTTTTTATAAGTAGTGACAACCAGCCCTGAATCAAATTTGGGCAGGGGAAGGTGGCCGTGAATAAATGAGCCTAGTTCTTTTATTGTGGCCGCAGCAAAAACAAGCATCAATTCTTTTGGATCGCCAGGTATTTATGATTATTTTTAAGATCAGTAATGTTTTTAATAGAGGCTTTTTTCTTCGCTAAAATTTTTTGCAACTTATCAATCTGTTCCTGAGTACACTCAACAAAGACAGTGTCTCCTGATTTTAAAGAGTCCAGGTGGTACCTCACCTGCATAAA contains:
- a CDS encoding 1,4-dihydroxy-6-naphthoate synthase, producing the protein MSDLKSLSIAISPCPNDSYIFGAWVLGLLGDVEGYRSRFFWNDVEALNEQAEKQQFDVIKVSAVQALKVDAEYHILSCGGAFGLEHGPKLVALAGKKGVFKRIAVPGLKTTAFWLLKGALEYEFEPVPMVFDQIVEAVQRQKVDAGLVIHETALVYEHYGLDLVLDLGQWWKARTDNLPLPLGVIIAKKSLGQQLISAVQEKIQASIKLAHEEKEAVWPFIKSLAQEMDDPVIEEHINAYVNSFSLETGPLGKKALEILKDIG
- the mqnB gene encoding futalosine hydrolase translates to MLVFAAATIKELGSFIHGHLPLPKFDSGLVVTTYKNKEVAFLVTGIGPLNASHKLTACVTEYNVSGVVNIGIAGSFDLNSLGLGDICVAKREIWPEFGLVTDDGIQARGLGFAQAAINGEKIWDVIELSPELASKDLGVFLPMSWSRVISLTVAGVTGAQARARLLRQKYGAHIENMEGFALAYVCILRQIPFIEVRTISNLVGSRDKKDWNISLALKKLNSIWPTFF